One Ilumatobacter fluminis genomic window, TCGCCGCCGACGTGACAACCGACGAGAACTGGGACGACTTCCGACACATCGCACTCGCCCACGGGTTGCGCTCGTGCTGGTCGACACCGATCGTCGCCGCGGAGGGCGGCGACATCCTCGGCACGTTCGCCGTGTACAAGCCGGCGCCCTGGCACCCGGACGAGTCGGCCATCCGACGCGTCAACCGGTTCACGTATCTCGCTGCCGTGGCGATCGACCACCACCGACTCTTCGCCGCGCTCGCCAAGAGCGAGGCGCGCTTCCGCAGCGCGTTCGAGGGAGCCGCCGCCGGCCTCGCGCTCACCGCACTCGACGGCACGATCTCCAAGTCGAACCCGGCGCTGTCGCGCGTCGTCGGACGATCGGTCGCCGAGCTGGCAGGCACCAACCTGCTCGACCTGGTCGACGCCGACCACCACGCCGCCGTCCTCGAATCGTGGGCCGAACAACGCGACGCCCGAACGTCGACGCTGCGCACCGTCGACGTTCCGCTCGCCGACTCGAACGGCGACGCATGGCTCTCGCTGCACTCCTCGCTCATTCCGGCCGAGTCGGGCCGTCAGCCCTACCTCTACGTCGAAGTACGCGACATCACCGCGTCGCGACGCCAGCTCGCCGACCTCCGCGCTCGCGAGGTCGCCGAGGCGGCGAACCAGGCGAAAACCGACTTCCTGGCACTCGCGAGCCACGAACTCCGCACCCCGCTCAACTCGATCCTCGGGTTCGCACAGGTGATGCAGATGGTCGACCTCGATGCCGGCCAGCGCGCCGACAGCGTCGAACAGATCGTGAGCGCCGGACGCCACCTCCGCGACCTGATCGACCAGCTGCTCGATCTCTCACGCATCGAGTCCGGCCAACTCTCGGTCGATGCCGTCCCGGTCGACGCCGCCGACGTGGTCGGCGAGGCGCTCGAGCTCGTTCGGCCGCTGGCGGCGGCGCGGGAGATCGAGATCGTGCGGCACGTCGACGACGCCACACCCTCGGCGCTCGCCGACCAGCGCTGCATGCGACAGGTCGTCATCAACCTCCTCGACAACGCCGTCAAGTACACGCCGACCGGGGGGAGGGTCGATGTCGACGTGAGCCGAGTCGACGGCGACACCGTCCGCGTGAGCGTCGCCGACACCGGCCCGGGTATCGCGCCCGAGTCACTCGACGACATCTTCCAGCCGTTCCTCCGGCTCGACGACGCCACCGTGTCCGGCAAGAAAGGGACCGGGCTCGGCCTCGCCGTGTGCGAGCGGCTGATGCGCGAGATGCACGGTTCAGTCGCCGTGGTGAGCACGCTGGGGGTCGGCAGTACCTTCCACGCGGACTTCCCGGTCGCGTCGGGGAACGCCGTGTCGGCACCGCACGACGAGCCCGATTCGGCGGCGACGACTCGGTCGCGGTCCGGTCACGGGACCGTGCTCTACATCGAGAACGATCCGGCGAGTGTCGAGGTGGTGCGTGCGGCTCTCCGGCTGCGCCCCGATCTGACGTTGCGATCGGCCGAGACCGCCGCCGCCGGCCTCGCGCTGCTCGACGACCACACGGTCGACGTGGTTCTGCTCGACATCGGGCTCCCCGACCGATCCGGCTGGGACGTGCTCCGCCGCATCCGAGTCGATCGCCCCGAGCTTCCGGTGATCGTCGTCACGGCCGGCGGGGACGACGGTCCCGACGATGCTCGACCGGACCGTCTGTTCGAGAAACCGCTCGACGTCCGCGCCGTGCTAGGCGCGATCGACGCCGCCCGAGTCGGCACGCCCGGCGACGACCACGCCGAGCCGATGCACGCGCTCGATCAGTGACGCGATGTCGACGGGCTTGGCGACGAACCCGTCGAAGCCTCGCTCCTCCGCGGCCCGCAGCACCTCCGGGTGATCGGCACCGCTGACCGCCAGCACGCCGACGTGCTCGGTCGCCGTGTCGGAGCGGAGTGCCCGGAGCAAGGCGAACCCGTCGGCACCGTCGGGAACCGACCGCGCGAGCGTCAGGTCGGAGAGCACCACGTCGGGCAGCATCGTCGCCGCTTCTCGGAGTGCGTCGTCGACGGTCGTCGCGGTACGAACCTCGTCGCCGGCCGCCTCGAACGCCAACCGCATGAACGACACCGTGGCCGTGTCGTCGTCGACGATCAGCACTCGCATCGGGAACGCACGTCTCGGATCGGGGTCAGCACCACGTCCAACGTACCCATCGGCCCACCGGGCCGAACTGACGCGAATGCACCGTCAGGATGACGCAAGCGGCACTGCCGCCGATCGGTGATGCGTCGTACGTTCTCCGCCGTCACCGATCACTGAACACGAAGGGGAACATCATGGGACGAGTAGACGGCAAGATCGCGCTGATCACCGGAGGCGCACGAGGCCTCGGTGAGGCAACCGGTCGGCTGATGGCCAAGGAAGGTGCCACGGTCATCCTGACCGACATCCTCGACGACGACGGCAAGGCGCTCGCCGCCTCGATCGAAGAAGAGGGCGGCAAGGCCGAGTACATCCACCAGGACGTCACCATCGAAGACGAGTGGGACACCCTCGTCGACGACATCGTCGCCCGCCACGGCCGCCTCGACATCGTCGTGAACAACGCCGGCATCGTGCTCGACGCGAACGTCGAGGACACGACGCTCGACGGCTGGCGGCACGTGAACGCGATCAACAGCGAAGCCGTGTTTCTCGGCACCCGCGCCGCGATCAAGGCGATGAAGCAGAACGACGACCCGAAGGGTGGGTCGATCGTGAACATCTCCTCGGTCGCCGGCCTCGTCGGCATCGACAACCTCGCCGCCTACAACGCCTCGAAGGGTGCCGTTCGTCTGTTCAGCAAGTCGGCGGCGCTGCACGTCGCCCAGGCCGGCTACAACATCCGGGTCAACTCGGTGCACCCGAGCTACACGTGGACGCCGATGGTCCAGCACCTCGGTGACAACACCGGCGACCGCGACGCGTTCTACGACGCGCTCGGCGAAGCACACCCGATCGGCCGACCGGGCGTGCCGATGGACATCGCGTACGGCGTGCTGTACCTGGCATCGGACGAGTCGACCTGGGTGACGGGTTCGGAACTCGTCATCGACGGCGGTTTCACGGCCCGATGAGTCGACAGTGGGGTCCTGACGAGCCGTCGGGACCCCACCGTCGCGTGCGAGGAGAGAACGATGAACCTGGCGGCGTGGATCGAACGGAACGGCCTGAAGATGCCGGACGCTCCGGCGTTGGCGGCGGGCGAGCACGTCCACGCGACGTGGACGCAGTTCGCCGATCGCGTCGCTCGAGCGGCCGGCGGCCTGACTGACCGGTTCGGTCTCACGACCGGCGACCGCGTCGCCATCCTGATGACGAACCGACCCGAGTATCTCGAGGCCGTGTTCGCGATCTGGCACGCCGGTCTCGTCGCGCTTCCGATCAACGCTCGTCTCCATCGCGACGAGATCGCCTACATCCTCGACACCACTCGCGCGGCCGTGCTCGTCAGCGACGACGACCACACCGCCGACGCCGTGGCGCTCAACGACTCGGTCGACACCCTGCAGTCGACCGTCTTCGCGCCCGGCCCCGAGTGGGACCGGCTCGTCGCCGCCTGCGAGCCGGTCCCGCTCACCTCCCGCCGCCCCGACGACGCCGCCTGGCTGTTCTTCACGAGCGGCACGACCGGTCGCCCGAAAGGGGCGACGCTCACCCACCGCAACCTGCTGATGATGTCGCTCAGCTACCTGGCGGACATCGATGCGATCGCGCCGACCGATTCGGTCCTCCACGCAGCCCCGATCTCGCACGGCTCCGGCATGTACGGCCTCCCGCACATCGCCAAGGGGGCCGTCAGTGTGACCCCGGCGTCCGGCGGTGTCGATGCCGCCGAGATCGCTGGTCTGATCGATCGCTGGCCCGGCATGTCGTTCTTCGCGGCGCCGACGATGGTGCGGCGGCTGACGACCGACCCGACGTTCGCCGAGGCCGACCTGTCGGGCCTCAAGACGATCATCTACGGCGGCGCGCCGATGTATCTCGCCGATCTCGAACTGGCACTCGACGTGGTCGGACCGCGACTCGCCCAGATCTACGGTCAGGGCGAAGCGCCGATGACGATCACCGGCCTGTCGAAGGCCGACCACGCCGACCGTGATCACCCTCGCTGGCGCGACCGCATGCAGAGTGTCGGCTTCGCTCGCACCGACGTCGACGTCCGCGTCGTCGACGACAACGACGACGAGTTGCCCGTGGGCGAGATCGGCGAGGTCGTGGTGCGCGGCGACGTCGTGATGGCCGGCTACTGGGAGCAGCCCGAGGCGACGGCTGAGACGCTCCGCAACGGCTGGCTGCACACCGGCGACGTCGGGAGCTTCGACGAAGACGGTTGCCTGACGCTCCGCGATC contains:
- a CDS encoding response regulator; the encoded protein is MRVLIVDDDTATVSFMRLAFEAAGDEVRTATTVDDALREAATMLPDVVLSDLTLARSVPDGADGFALLRALRSDTATEHVGVLAVSGADHPEVLRAAEERGFDGFVAKPVDIASLIERVHRLGVVVAGRADSGGVDRA
- a CDS encoding glucose 1-dehydrogenase, with translation MGRVDGKIALITGGARGLGEATGRLMAKEGATVILTDILDDDGKALAASIEEEGGKAEYIHQDVTIEDEWDTLVDDIVARHGRLDIVVNNAGIVLDANVEDTTLDGWRHVNAINSEAVFLGTRAAIKAMKQNDDPKGGSIVNISSVAGLVGIDNLAAYNASKGAVRLFSKSAALHVAQAGYNIRVNSVHPSYTWTPMVQHLGDNTGDRDAFYDALGEAHPIGRPGVPMDIAYGVLYLASDESTWVTGSELVIDGGFTAR
- a CDS encoding ATP-binding protein, producing MTRDQTPSIDDCAVLTEVAEVARRRSLDRDAPIVAIVDGLVADEHVIAQSAGADVVLVGDTGRGDAPGLELARHAATAMAARRTRVTRASRRAAHDVAQSLNLIGLTTDAAQHGRLDTEEALQRIRDIVDDAGDDVWRSGRPNRCGLVLVPVDLCALVRDRVDAPDITATVPDDDVVVLADEHALGRSVDELIANARRAGATDVRMSVRADHEVATLRVTDDGSGFPDDPPTEVGRPFAAPSGSDRLGLGLALIAEQADDLGGALIVTDPGHGAAPTTVELTLPRFDRHAPDPTAGSLAAVEPSDQVGAQADILEGVVRHAPLSESLEAIVAAIERQLPGAMCSILLLHEGRFLRHGAGARLPLAYREAIDGVAIGVGQGSCGTAAYTGKPVIAADVTTDENWDDFRHIALAHGLRSCWSTPIVAAEGGDILGTFAVYKPAPWHPDESAIRRVNRFTYLAAVAIDHHRLFAALAKSEARFRSAFEGAAAGLALTALDGTISKSNPALSRVVGRSVAELAGTNLLDLVDADHHAAVLESWAEQRDARTSTLRTVDVPLADSNGDAWLSLHSSLIPAESGRQPYLYVEVRDITASRRQLADLRAREVAEAANQAKTDFLALASHELRTPLNSILGFAQVMQMVDLDAGQRADSVEQIVSAGRHLRDLIDQLLDLSRIESGQLSVDAVPVDAADVVGEALELVRPLAAAREIEIVRHVDDATPSALADQRCMRQVVINLLDNAVKYTPTGGRVDVDVSRVDGDTVRVSVADTGPGIAPESLDDIFQPFLRLDDATVSGKKGTGLGLAVCERLMREMHGSVAVVSTLGVGSTFHADFPVASGNAVSAPHDEPDSAATTRSRSGHGTVLYIENDPASVEVVRAALRLRPDLTLRSAETAAAGLALLDDHTVDVVLLDIGLPDRSGWDVLRRIRVDRPELPVIVVTAGGDDGPDDARPDRLFEKPLDVRAVLGAIDAARVGTPGDDHAEPMHALDQ
- a CDS encoding AMP-binding protein, with translation MNLAAWIERNGLKMPDAPALAAGEHVHATWTQFADRVARAAGGLTDRFGLTTGDRVAILMTNRPEYLEAVFAIWHAGLVALPINARLHRDEIAYILDTTRAAVLVSDDDHTADAVALNDSVDTLQSTVFAPGPEWDRLVAACEPVPLTSRRPDDAAWLFFTSGTTGRPKGATLTHRNLLMMSLSYLADIDAIAPTDSVLHAAPISHGSGMYGLPHIAKGAVSVTPASGGVDAAEIAGLIDRWPGMSFFAAPTMVRRLTTDPTFAEADLSGLKTIIYGGAPMYLADLELALDVVGPRLAQIYGQGEAPMTITGLSKADHADRDHPRWRDRMQSVGFARTDVDVRVVDDNDDELPVGEIGEVVVRGDVVMAGYWEQPEATAETLRNGWLHTGDVGSFDEDGCLTLRDRSKDLIISGGMNIYPREVEEALLQHPGVAGVSVVGRPDPEWGEAVVAFVVVADDTDAPSTADLDQTCLERIARYKRPKEYRFVDGLPTNNYGKVVKRELRDQLAAES